A single genomic interval of Leptospira dzoumogneensis harbors:
- a CDS encoding VOC family protein — protein sequence MNETSLKTVEIKVFLPAKNFEISKRFYEEIGFTKRSEGGGVAYFCVDHCSFLLQDFYNQELAENLMIHLLVEDVYAWHKTLKSKNIEDKFQVKLTDPEEQPWKMIDFILMDPSGVLWRIGQNI from the coding sequence ATGAATGAAACTTCTTTAAAGACGGTGGAAATTAAAGTATTTCTACCCGCAAAAAATTTCGAAATTTCCAAAAGATTCTACGAGGAGATAGGATTCACTAAAAGATCCGAAGGCGGAGGAGTCGCATACTTCTGTGTGGATCATTGCAGTTTTCTCCTCCAGGATTTTTATAACCAAGAACTGGCCGAAAATCTAATGATACATCTTTTGGTAGAAGATGTATATGCTTGGCATAAAACTTTAAAAAGTAAAAATATAGAAGATAAGTTTCAGGTAAAATTAACGGACCCGGAAGAACAGCCTTGGAAGATGATCGATTTTATTCTAATGGATCCTTCCGGAGTTCTCTGGCGTATAGGACAGAATATTTAG
- a CDS encoding PEGA domain-containing protein, which yields MKLLFFRKLSAFVLLICLSPLFVGIPTYAIDEYYRFPEYSSPEKLQFEKERKLCIFPLRNLTGDTSLDFYSSGYASVLYSGLKSLVQIYDESLIPKSIQYAFGPNPSGVTSNLREGEWDYAGLEKLKKGELSLNVSKDPRYLVLKVQPYESETAPDEGFLIPISRKYDCFYSTYGEFEKKGEEIRINIRMRSSKDGSKKEFSHKTSVRRSYQEFGPIIEEIRKTLLGKHTKTLSVKTGNQYDSLVFLDGNYIGKTPLKRNDVLSGIHDIRITKNGYSDWSGQVDLRESSKDLDIVLEKDKKEGFISADSDPQGAKVYLGSEYLGVTPLVKVPVKVGWNRLRFVLADHVDQFKGVEIKKGEVSEIKAKLKEGESVSYYRNKKYLFLDHTYDDFAIYSLYGSLFFYAGYYYFNLRADQALENARPMVQITNFVTLQELQQSSPNVQTFALSYFYQESIYNDAKNKSDYFRSISGRFGKHQGIQGGLMLYGIGTMLILSATFYALGLDSETLEVGVAPVKTMPTFVRGIEGQYETESYAKFNMRF from the coding sequence TTGAAACTATTATTCTTCCGAAAATTATCCGCCTTCGTTTTACTCATCTGTTTGTCTCCATTATTTGTCGGAATTCCAACGTATGCGATAGACGAGTATTATCGTTTTCCTGAATATTCTTCTCCTGAAAAGCTGCAGTTCGAGAAGGAAAGAAAACTTTGTATTTTCCCTCTTCGGAATTTAACGGGAGATACTTCTCTGGATTTTTATTCTTCCGGTTATGCCTCCGTTCTATATTCCGGCTTAAAATCCTTAGTTCAGATCTATGACGAATCTTTGATCCCAAAGTCCATCCAGTATGCTTTTGGTCCGAATCCTTCCGGTGTTACTTCCAATCTAAGAGAAGGAGAATGGGATTATGCAGGGCTTGAGAAATTAAAGAAAGGAGAACTTTCTTTAAACGTATCCAAAGATCCTAGATATTTAGTTTTAAAAGTCCAACCTTACGAATCGGAAACCGCTCCTGACGAGGGTTTTCTCATCCCAATCTCCAGGAAATACGACTGTTTTTATTCTACTTACGGAGAATTTGAGAAGAAGGGAGAAGAGATCCGAATTAATATCCGAATGAGATCTTCTAAAGACGGGTCTAAAAAAGAATTTTCTCATAAAACGAGCGTTAGGCGATCCTATCAGGAATTTGGTCCGATTATAGAAGAGATCCGAAAAACACTTTTGGGGAAACATACTAAAACTCTTTCCGTTAAAACGGGAAACCAATATGATTCACTCGTATTTTTGGATGGGAATTATATAGGTAAAACTCCTTTAAAAAGAAATGATGTTCTATCCGGGATCCATGATATTCGTATCACTAAAAACGGATATTCGGATTGGTCGGGTCAGGTTGATCTGAGGGAATCCTCTAAAGATCTGGATATTGTATTAGAAAAAGATAAAAAAGAAGGTTTTATCTCCGCCGATTCAGATCCTCAAGGTGCCAAAGTATATTTAGGTTCCGAATATTTAGGAGTTACTCCGCTCGTAAAAGTTCCGGTCAAAGTCGGCTGGAATAGATTGAGATTCGTTTTGGCTGATCATGTGGATCAATTCAAAGGAGTGGAGATCAAAAAAGGAGAAGTATCCGAGATCAAGGCCAAGCTGAAAGAAGGTGAATCCGTTTCTTATTATAGAAATAAGAAATATTTATTCTTGGATCATACCTATGATGATTTCGCGATCTATTCACTTTACGGAAGTTTGTTCTTTTACGCAGGGTATTATTATTTCAATTTAAGAGCGGATCAGGCTTTAGAAAACGCAAGGCCAATGGTACAGATCACGAATTTTGTGACTCTTCAGGAATTGCAGCAGTCTTCTCCAAATGTGCAGACATTCGCACTTTCGTATTTTTATCAGGAAAGTATCTATAACGATGCTAAGAATAAGTCCGACTATTTCAGATCTATCTCCGGAAGATTCGGAAAACACCAAGGGATCCAAGGCGGACTCATGTTGTACGGGATCGGCACGATGTTGATCTTATCTGCGACTTTTTATGCTCTAGGATTGGATTCCGAAACCTTGGAAGTAGGAGTGGCGCCTGTCAAAACTATGCCTACATTCGTAAGAGGTATAGAAGGGCAGTATGAAACTGAATCTTACGCGAAGTTTAATATGAGATTTTGA
- a CDS encoding bifunctional folylpolyglutamate synthase/dihydrofolate synthase, whose translation MSHPDFLEFGSKLTNLEKTRNFNVFGDYSLDPFRNLIDFHGWRNRKKERLRISVVGTNGKGSVSHFLAGSFSNLGYRTGLYTSPHLFDPKERIRLSPNFDPINEEDLKEISNILFTESSAEELSFLSWFEWFTLGSFVLFEKKDISVQVYEAGLGGRLDATKLSDPDVLVVCAIGEDHKAVLGNTKEAILREKLGIVTERTKTVFALEPEPSLLKILKEFCSEKNLELYLYPSLPEGRSYLDHNQQYVKFIVHRLEEIISKNKIRIERTENAITRPLRRPPGRLEIISDSPMVVFDPAHNPDAIKVTLSSLSSAFPDKRFSIIAGFLPDKEGESMAEKLLDYTKTQKSNLYFLDSKEFKLPEGYGSYSILPEKLSEILKPSGNEDGILVLGSFRLYSYLKT comes from the coding sequence ATGTCTCACCCAGATTTTTTAGAATTCGGATCCAAATTAACCAATTTAGAGAAGACCAGGAATTTTAACGTATTTGGGGATTATTCCCTGGATCCATTCCGTAATCTTATAGATTTTCACGGTTGGAGAAACAGGAAAAAAGAAAGGCTTAGGATCTCCGTAGTAGGAACAAACGGAAAAGGTTCCGTTTCTCATTTTTTAGCGGGAAGTTTTTCGAACTTAGGGTACAGAACTGGCTTATATACTTCTCCCCATCTATTCGACCCAAAAGAAAGGATCCGTCTTAGCCCGAATTTTGATCCGATAAATGAAGAAGATCTAAAAGAGATCTCTAATATACTATTCACGGAAAGTTCAGCAGAAGAGCTTTCTTTTCTATCTTGGTTCGAGTGGTTTACTCTAGGATCTTTTGTTTTATTCGAGAAAAAGGATATTTCTGTCCAAGTATACGAAGCAGGCTTAGGGGGAAGATTAGACGCCACAAAACTCTCGGATCCGGATGTACTCGTCGTTTGCGCTATCGGAGAAGATCATAAGGCGGTCTTAGGAAATACAAAAGAAGCAATTTTAAGAGAAAAACTTGGGATCGTGACCGAAAGAACTAAGACAGTATTCGCGTTAGAACCGGAACCTTCTCTATTAAAAATACTTAAAGAATTTTGTTCCGAAAAAAATTTGGAATTATATCTGTATCCTTCTTTGCCGGAAGGAAGATCTTATCTGGACCATAATCAACAATACGTAAAGTTTATTGTTCATAGATTAGAAGAGATCATCTCTAAAAATAAGATCCGGATCGAAAGAACGGAAAACGCAATTACCAGACCGCTGCGCCGTCCACCCGGTAGATTAGAGATCATCTCTGATTCTCCAATGGTCGTATTCGATCCTGCTCATAATCCGGATGCGATCAAAGTCACACTTTCATCCTTATCTTCTGCATTTCCTGATAAAAGATTTTCAATCATAGCCGGATTTTTACCGGACAAAGAAGGAGAATCCATGGCGGAAAAACTTTTGGATTATACAAAAACCCAAAAGTCAAATTTGTATTTTTTAGATTCAAAAGAATTCAAACTTCCGGAAGGATATGGATCTTATTCTATCCTTCCGGAAAAGCTCTCTGAAATTTTAAAACCTTCCGGCAATGAAGATGGGATCTTAGTTTTAGGAAGTTTTAGATTATATTCTTATCTTAAAACTTAG
- the aroE gene encoding shikimate dehydrogenase, giving the protein MKIFRDSSKYFGIVGHPLSHTLSPLLHSSWYEDLSLDCGYLVFPVETLEKKELLSLSKFGVRGLSVTIPHKETAFFLADKTDQTSQTVKASNTLVFENGSISAHNTDGIGAVRSIQESFPESLKGKVLLIGSGGSARGISFTLLQEAGVKDLTIAARNSKTSEELIGLLSNISSAKIQSSDLNEVQKNFSEYSLIIHTTPLGMKGKDPGPAVSESCFREGQVLFDIVYNPLETILVLGAKKKGVKVVPGTEMLLYQAVEQFRLFTGVSLSPELIQKGRSRLLKALGYA; this is encoded by the coding sequence TTGAAAATCTTTCGAGACAGCTCAAAATACTTCGGGATCGTAGGTCACCCCTTATCTCATACCTTATCGCCTTTGCTGCATAGCTCTTGGTATGAAGACCTGAGTCTGGACTGCGGCTATTTGGTTTTTCCAGTGGAAACTTTGGAAAAAAAGGAACTTCTTTCTTTGTCCAAGTTCGGAGTCAGAGGTTTGTCGGTCACAATTCCTCATAAGGAAACTGCATTTTTTCTCGCAGATAAAACGGACCAGACTTCCCAAACAGTTAAAGCAAGTAATACTTTAGTTTTTGAGAACGGATCGATTAGCGCGCATAATACGGACGGGATCGGTGCAGTCAGATCTATCCAAGAATCTTTTCCGGAAAGTTTAAAAGGAAAAGTGTTATTGATCGGAAGTGGAGGAAGCGCTAGAGGAATTTCTTTCACTTTATTACAAGAAGCGGGAGTGAAAGATCTTACTATTGCGGCAAGAAATTCCAAAACTTCCGAAGAATTGATCGGATTACTTTCTAATATTTCTTCCGCTAAGATACAATCTTCTGATCTAAACGAAGTACAAAAGAATTTCTCAGAATATTCGCTCATCATTCACACAACTCCTCTAGGAATGAAAGGAAAAGATCCGGGGCCTGCCGTCTCGGAGTCTTGTTTTAGAGAAGGACAAGTTTTATTCGATATTGTTTATAATCCTTTGGAAACCATTTTGGTTTTAGGGGCTAAGAAGAAGGGTGTAAAGGTTGTGCCGGGAACAGAAATGCTCCTTTACCAAGCGGTGGAACAATTCAGATTATTCACAGGTGTGAGTTTAAGTCCCGAACTGATCCAAAAAGGAAGATCCAGACTGCTAAAAGCGCTTGGATACGCCTGA